The genome window GCTTCGTCAACGCCCACCCCACCGTCGTGGTGCTGTGTCTGAGCTTCCTGCTGATGATTGGCCTCTCCCTGGTGGCCGAAGGCCTGGGCTTCCACATTCCGAAAGGCTACCTGTACGCCGCCATCGGCTTCTCGATTGTCATCGAGTTCTTCAATCAGCTGGCGCGCCGCAACTTCCTCAAGCTGCAGTCGAACGCGCCGCTGCGCGACCGCACGGCGCAAGCCGTACTGAGCCTGCTGGGCGGGCGCAAGGGCCGCGAAGCCGTCGAAGAGCATGAAGTCAAGGCAATGCCCGATGTCTCCGCCTTTGGCGTGGAAGAGCGCAACATGGTCAGCGGCGTGCTGACCCTGGCCGAACGCTCGATCCGCTCCGTGATGACGCCGCGCGGCGACGTCTCGTGGGTCAACCTGAACGACAGCAGCGAGAAGATGCTGCAACTGCTGCGCGACACACCGCACAGCATGATTCCTGTCTGCAATGATGACCTGGACAATGTGGCCGGCATCGCGCGCAGCAAGGACCTGATCGAAGACCTCGTCTCGCATGGCAAGATCGACCCGGCCAGCATGCGCGAAGCCGTCGTCGTGCCGGAAGCGGCCGGCGTGCTGAAAGCCATGGAAACCCTGAAGCGCTCGCGTGGCCAACTGGTGCTGGTGGTCGACGAGTTCGGCACCGTGCAAGGCGTGCTCACGCCGATCGACATCCTCGAAGCCATCGCCGGCGAATTCCCCGACGAGGACGAGCTGCCCGACGTGGAGGTGCTGGGCCCAGGCCACTGGCGCATCGATGGCGCCACCGACCTGCATTACCTGGAGCAAGTCTTCGAGACGGAGTCCCTGGTCAGCGAAGACGGCGACTACAACTCGCTGGCCGGCTTCCTGCTGGCGCACTTCGAAAACATGCCGGCCGTGGGCGAAGTGCTGGAGCTCGATGATCTGCGTTATGAAATCGTCGAAGCGGACGAGCGCCGCATCACCTGCGTGGACGTGCGCCGCATCGAGCCCGATCACAGTTTGTAACACAATGGCAAGCGTGCCCCGCTTGCCATGCCGTATGCTGGGGTCTGCCTTTTTTGGAGATGCCAACATGAAACGATCCCTGCTACGCCTGACCCTGCTGGCCTGCGCCGCCTTGGGCGCCCACGCCAATGTCATGGCCGCCTCGCAGGCAGCCACCATCAAGCCGGGCCTGTGGCAAGTCGACAGCAAGATGGCCTCGCCCGACGCCGCCACCGACAACGCCATGTCCATGGTGCTGCAGCAACTGGGCAACCTTCCTCCCGATCAACGCAAACAGCTGGAAAGCATGGCCGCCAGCCGCGGCATGGCCATGCCCACCGTGGGCGCCGACGGCGCCGTGCGCGTGACGGCGTGCGTGACGCCGGACATGGCCGCGCGCAAGCAGATTCCCACGGGCCAGCCCGGCGACTGCACCTCGAAGAACAGCGACATCGCGGGCGGCATGCACGTGTCATTCAGCTGCACGAAGCCGAAATCGAGCGGCGAAGGCCAGGTCATGTTCACGGGCGACCAGGCGTTCAGCATGCAGCTGGCGGTGACCACCAGCGCGCGCGGCACGCCGGAACAGGTGAATGTGACGAGCAACGGCAAGTGGCTGGGAGCTGGCTGCCCTGCGCCATCAACCGCTGCTGCTCAGAAGCCGTGACGGAAGCCCATATTAAAAGCGGCGTCGCCGCGTCCCGCATCGCTGGCATTGCCCACCGTGTAGCGGGCGCCGTTCTTGTTGTGGATCTTCGCGTAGGACGCGTAGAAATCGCTACGTTTTGACAGCGAATACGTAAGGCCGACGGCGACCTGCGTGGCGTCGCGGTTGGCCAGGTCGCGGTCATCCTTGCGCACCCAGGACGCCAGCAGCTTGAAGCCGCCCGCGGGCACGGACACGCCCAGCAAGGTGTCGCGGCTGTCCGAGGACGACATCGACAGGGCCAGCGAGCTGTACGCATTGCTGGGGTCCCACGGCGAGCTGCCATAGCCCTTGTTCACGCCCACGGCGGCAAAGGCGGTGGCCACTTTCAGGTCGACATTTGCCGCGATCAGGGTGTTACGCGACGACATGTCGATGGCGGGCAAGGTGCCGGAGGCGAGGATGAAGTTGTTCTTGCGCTGGTGCGACACACTGAGATTCACGGCACCGGCCGAATAGCCGAGGGTGGCGCCATACGCGCGGTTGTTGGCGCTGCTGTACGGCGACTCGCCAAAACTGTAGATGGCGCTGGCGGACACGCCGCGCAAGGCAGGCGACACGTATTTGACGGTATTGTCGTAGCGTTTCACGCTGTAGCCGGCCAAGTTGCTGGCGCTGCCGGCCATGCCGCCCTTGAACGGGTCGGCCACATCGGTGAGCGCCAGGTATTGCAGGTTGTACTGGCGCCCCAGAGTCAGCGCGCCCAGGCGGCTGTCGAGGCCCACGTAAGCCTGGCGGCCGAACAGACGGCCGTCTTCCGACTGGCCCGTGTCGTTCTGCACGCCCGCTTCCAGGGCAAATACGGCGGACACGTCATTGCCCAGCGCTTCACGGCCCTGCAGCCCCAGGCGCGAGCCGGACGCGACGCCGCCGGACACCTTGCTGCCGGCGCAATTGGCGGCACAGCCCCGTTCGGCAACGATGCCCGCGTCGAGCACGCCGTACACGGCAACGTTACTGGATGCGGCACTGCCCGCGCCATCGGCGGCCTGGGCCGTTGCGCCCAGCGCGAATGGCCCCATCCCTATCACAGCAAGCGCAAAATACGAGGTCTTCATGATAAATATCTCGGTGACGTGGGTGAAACTTCCCGGTATTGATCAGGACATGCGCTGTGTGTCTGATCTTAGTGTTACCTTATCCTCGCTTTTTGTCCAGCCATCCGTGCGTTGTGCCACAGAAACTTCAGCTTAGTCCCGGGAAAAGAGTCGCACACTGACAACACGCAAGAGTGACCATGATTGTGGCAATCTGCGACAAAATGGCGTGAAAAGCAGGCCCTGCCGCAAAGCAATGTTCGGTGGCGAACGTTGCGCGATTTGACGCAGGCGGTACACTACTGGTTTTACCGACAGCGGCTCGCCCGTTTTTCTGCATGCTAGCTATCCTCGAACGCATTGACCCGAACTCCAGCAATATCGACTTGCTGGTGGAATTATTCAACTCACTGCGTCCCAAGCGCCCGCACGACAGCGCTACCGCGATCGCCAACGTGCGCACCCTGCGCCAGCTTCTCAAAGGTAACCCCGCGCAAGCGCGCGCCCTGCACGAATACGTGCTGCGCGTGCTGGCCGCGCGCCGCCACGCCAGCCTGTACACGGACATCGGCGTGCTGTCGAACAGCGGTTTTTTCACCGAATTGAAACGCCGCATCGCCTACCGCATGCTGCCGCCCGCCTTGGGCGACGAATACCTGAACGACGCGCTCGACCAGGTGCTGTACCTGAAGACCGATTATTTGTGGATCATCAATGTGCCCGCCACGGACTGGCTGGAGCTGTTCGACGTGCTCACCAGCGACGACATCGAACTGGCCGTCGGCGATGGCAATATCATGCTGCCCGGCATACTCGACGCGATCCGCACCCTGTCCTACCGCGTCTGCGCCATGGGACTGGAACCGGAGCTGACGCGTTTCCACAATGAAATCGAAGTGTTCCAGTCGCCATTCATGGTGCAGAACACGGAAGTGAACGCCTACCTGGACGCTTACACGAATTTACTGCAAGGCAACATCGAGCACATCGAGGATGCGCGCCACCTGCTGGTGATGCTGGACCAGTGCGATGCCGTCATCGCCAAGATCCGCAAGAAGGCGCTGTACCAGGGCACCAGCATTCCCCTCACCTATTTATTGGTGGCGCTGGCGCAAAGCATCGACCGCCTGCGCAAGCTGCTGTTCCTCGTCGACACGAGCGGCGAGCTGCCCGCATCGAGCAACGTGGATATCGCCGCCATCACGGTGGACGCCACGCAAGACTTGCTGCACCCGCAACCGGTCAGCCGCCGCCGCGCGGGCGCCGTGGGGCTGGCGCTGGAACTGATCCGCGCGCATAACCACAAATACAAGGTCAGCGACCTGTTTTCCGACAATATCAACTTGCTGGCGCGCAATGTGACGGAAAACGCCAGCCGCACGGGCGAGCACTACATCGCGGAAAACCGGCGCGAGATGGGCGCCATGTTCCTCTCGTCCGCGGGCGCGGGCGTGATCATCGGCTTCATGGCGTTGTTCAAGATCCTGATGTCGTATCTGCGCTCGGCGCCGCTGGTCGAAGCGTTCATGTTCAGCATGAATTACTCGATCGGCTTCATGTTCATCCACTTGTTGCACTTCACGGTGGCCACCAAGCAGCCGGCCATGACGGCCTCGCGCATCGCCGCCGGCCTGCACAGCAAGGATGGCCGGAATATCGACCTCGACAGCATGGCGGAACTGATCAACAAGGTCTTCCGCACGCAAAACATGGCCGTGCTGGGCAACCTGGCCACAGCCATCCCCACGGCGTGGCTGATCGCGCTCGGCTACAAGGCGATCACGGGCCACCACCTGGTGTCGCCGGAAAAAGCCATGCACTTGCTGCACGATATCGACCCCATCGGCAGCCCCGCCATTTTCTACGCCATGATTGCCGGCGTGTGCCTGTTCGTGGCCGGCCTGATTTCCGGCTACTATGACAACCAAGCGCTGTACACGCGCTGGGCACAGCGCATCGCGCAATTGCGCGGCCTGGGCCGCGTCATCGGCCAGGATCGCTTGCAGCGGCTGGGCCTGTACCTGGAAAACAACCTGGGCGGCCTGATGGGGAATTTCTATTTCGGTATCCTGCTGGGCTCCATCGGCACCCTGGGTTTCCTGATCGGCTTGCCCATCGATATACGCCACATCACCTTCTCGGCCGCCAACTTCGCCACGGCGCTGGTGGGACTGGACCACAACATGAGCTGGCAGCTGGCCGTCAAGTCGCTGTCGGGCATCTTCGCCATAGGCACGGCCAACCTGCTGGTCAGCTTCGGCCTGGCCCTGTGGGTAGCCCTGCGTTCGCGCCAGGTGCGCTTCAAGCACGGCATGCAATTGTTGAAGATTCTGGGCAAGCGCTTCCTGCGCTCGCCCATCGTCTTCTTCTTCGGTTCGAAAAACCCGCCACCCCTGGCACTGGCCGATGATACGGCAAACCTGTCACCCACGACCAAGGCTCAAAAATGACCACCAGGCGCATGCAATCCTGCCTCACCGCCCTACTGCTGTGCTGGACCCTGGCTGCATGCGCCTCGCTGCCCAATGTCAAGAACCTCAACACCACCTTGGCCCCCGTGGCCAGGCCGAATGTGATCACGGGCAAGGGCGCCTTGCTGAACGTCAACAGCCGCGCCGCCCTGCTCAACAAGCGCTGGGCCAAGTCCGGCATGGACTTGAAAACCCAGGCCGCGCTGGAAGAGGCGGCCACGGGCGTGCCTTTGATCAAGGGCAACAAGGTGACCCTGCTGTTTGACGGCCCGCAAACGATGGCCGCCATGTTCCAGGCCATCAGCGAGGCGAAGCACAGCATCAACCTGGAAACGTACATCTTTGACCAGGACCCGCTGGGTATGAAATTTGCCGATATGCTCATCGAAAAGCAGCAATCGGGCGTGACGGTCAACGTCATCTACGACAGCGTGGGCACGATCGGCGTGCCACAGGCGTTTTTCGAGCGCATGCGCGCGGCCGGCGTGCGCCTGGTGGCCTTCAACCCCGTCAATCCGGCCAAGCTGAAGGGCGACGACTGGAAGATCAACAACCGCGACCACCGCAAGGTGCTGATCGTCGACGGCAAGACGGCGTTTACGGGCGGCGTCAATATCAGCGATACCTATGCGAAAAGCTCGCTGTTCCGCTCGAAATCGAAACCCACCGACAAGAAGGACGTGGGCTGGCGCGATACCCACGTGAAAGTGGAAGGCCCGGCCGTGGCCGCCTTCCAGTGGCTGTTCATCCGCACCTGGGCCCAGCAAGACCAGGCCGACTTGCCGGACGCCAATTACTTCCCCGTGCTGTCCGAAGTGGGCGACAAGCTGGTGCGCGTGGTAGCCAGCGAACCGGACGGCGGCTTTGAAATCTACAAGGCGTATATTTTAGCCATCCAGGAAGCCAGGAAATCGATCCACATCACGTCCGCCTATTTCGTGCCCGACCAGCAGACGGTCGATGCGCTGGTGGCCGCCGCCAAGCGGGGCGTGGACGTCACCGTGGTGCTGCCCGGCGTGTCGGACAGCGGCCTGGTGTTCCATGCGGGACACGCACTGTACGACCAGTTGCTGGCCGGCGGCATCCGCATTTTTCATTTAAAACTGGCCGTGCTGCACGCCAAGACGGCCGTCATCGACGGCGCCTGGTCGACCGTGGGTTCGACCAACATCGACATGCGCAGCTTCCTGCATAACAGCGAACTGAACGTGATCGTGCTGGGCGACAGCTTCGGCCGCGAAATGGAAAACGCCTTCCAGGAAGACTTGCGCGACTCGGAAGAGATCACCAGGGCGAAATGGGAAACGCGGCCCATCTCGGACCGCATGAAGGAATGGGCGGCGCGCTTCATGAACTATTGGCTGTAAGGGAGTAGCCGTCAAAAAGTCCAGGGCGTTGTTGCATTGCCTCGCCGTACTATTCGTACTGTCTTCGGCAACGCGCCTAGCCCTGGCCATTTTGCCGGCCACTCCTGCTACCGGTGCAGGTCGGCGTAGGTCGGCGTAGGTCGGCTTAGCGCAGCGTAAGCCGACACCATCACGAAAACCACCAAAGCCAACAATAGCGTCGGATTACGCGCGGCTTCGCCGCGCTAATCCGACCTACAGCGGCCGCAAGCTGGCCCACACGCCCCCCTGGCGCTCGAACGCTTCCGTGCTGACTTTTTCAAAGTCGGCCTTCTCGTCACTCCAGCTGTAGCGCTCGACCCGGATGCCGCTGTCTTCGATGCGGATGACATTGAACGAGTTCGACTCGCCCCTGCCCCGCGTGGACGTGGCCGTGCCCGCCTGCACCATCAGGGCGGCGTAGCCGTCGATCTTGTAGCGCGCCGAGGTGTCGCCTGCATGGCTGGCGTGAAAATGGCCGGCCAGCAACAGGTCCACGCCACATTCGGAAAACATTTGCAGCGCCAGCGGCGCGCGCTCCACCAGGTCATCCTTGTCGAAATGCTCGGGCAAGTCGAATGGATGATGCGTGACGATGATGCGCGTCAGACCGGGCGGCAAACGGCCCAGGCGTTCACGCAGCACATCGATCTGCTCGTGGCTGATGCGGCCATCCTTGAACGTCAGGGAGCGGGCCGTGTTGATGCCCAGCACGGCGATTTCCTCGTCCACGTATTCGGGCGACAAATCGTCCGTCACATGGCGCCGGTATTTCACCAGCGGCGTCAGGAAGCGGGAAAAGACGTTATACAGGGGCACGTCATGGTTGCCCGGCACCACGACCTGCGGCCCCGGCAAACTGTCGAGAAAAGCCCGCGCCTGCTGGAATTGAACGCTGCGGGCGCGCTGCGTCAGGTCGCCGGAAACGACGACGACGTCCGGCTCCAGGCGCTCGACCAGGGAGCGCAGGGGCGCCAGCAGGGCCGCATCGACCTTGCCAAAATGCAAATCGGATAAATGCACGAGGGTACGCATGGCCTACTCCTGGGCTGGCGCCCGCGCGGGCACGATCACGTCCAGCGCGGCGGGACGGATGCGGTAGCGCAGCGGCGTATTCATGATGGTCACTTCGCCATCGGTGGCCACGCGCAGGCGGCGGTGTTGCGTGGCAATTTCCAGGTCATTGGCCGTCAGCATATCGAAATCCTTGGCTTGCGACAGTTTGCCGAACAGCGCGTGCAAGGCCAGTTTCAGCAAGCCCAGGCGGCCCGGACGCTGCGCCACGTACAGGCTCAACCGGCCGCCATCGAGCCGTTCGCGCTCGCCGATATTCAAGCCTTCCATCAGATACTCATTATTGCCGATGAAGACGAAAGGCGTGCGGCGCGCATGCACGGCGTCGTTGAGTTTCAATTGCACGCTGAGAAACGGATAGCGGCGCAAAGCCGCCACCAGCGCCCAGCTGAAGGCCAGCCACTTGCCACGTCCCAGCCGGCGCTGCTGCTTTTCGCGATCGCGCACAATATCGGGATACAGACCCAGGCTGGAATTATTCAGGAAGATGCGGCCATTCACCTCGCCCACGTCGACCTGGTGCGGCACGCCGTGCGCCACATTGGCGATGGCCGCATCAAGCGCCAAAGGAATATTCAAATCCTTGGCGAAATGGTTCAGGGTGCCCAGCGGCAAAACGCCAAACGGCGTGCCGCTGCCGACAACGACGGAGGCGACGGCATTGATGGTGCCGTCGCCGCCACCGGCCACGACGATGGGCGCGCCATCGCGCAAGGCTTGCTCGGCCGTGGCGATCATGTCGGCGCCGCTTTGCGCCAGGGTGATGGCGGCGTCGAGGCCTACGGCCAGGAACTGTGCTTCGAGCTGCTGCGCCCAATCGGGCGCATAGCCACAGCCGGCGCCCCCGTTGATGATGACTGCAATTTTACTCAGGATCATTCCCCTTATGTGGTTTGCCGGATATGCCGGCGGCGGCGCAGGGTCGACACGCCGGCGATGCAGATGGCCAGCCAGCCATAGCTTTCCGCCATGGCCGCCAGCACATCGCTCAGGTAATGCGCGCCCAGGTAGATGCGGCTGAAACCCACGAGCGCCGCCATCAGGAAGGCCCCCAGCGCGATGGCGATGCGCTTGCCCCAGGCGCCCGGCGCCGTCTGGCAAATCAGGTAGGCAGCCAGCAAGCCGTACAGGGCCGTCGAGGTGGCCGTATGGCCACTCGGAAAGCTGTACGTGCTCAGGGCCGTCTGCAGGATGGGTTCGTCAAAGCTGGGCCGCGCGCGGACAAAAATGTACTTTAGCAGCAGGTTCAAAAACATGACGCCCGGCATGGTAATGACCAGGGTAAACAACCAGTAGGTGGCGCCCTTGCGGTGCAGATACCAGCCCAGCAGGGTCGCCAGGGTGATGGCGCCG of Janthinobacterium sp. PAMC25594 contains these proteins:
- a CDS encoding TerC family protein; its protein translation is MEWLFDPTIWVGLLTLVVLEIVLGIDNLIFIAILAEKLPPHQRDKARVLGLTLALVMRLGLLSLISWLVTLTTPLFSLGTFSFSGRDLILLVGGLFLLFKATTELHERLEGVTHAQTGPKVYAGFGLVVAQIVVLDAVFSLDAVITAVGMVDNLYVMMAAVVISIVVMMLASKVLTRFVNAHPTVVVLCLSFLLMIGLSLVAEGLGFHIPKGYLYAAIGFSIVIEFFNQLARRNFLKLQSNAPLRDRTAQAVLSLLGGRKGREAVEEHEVKAMPDVSAFGVEERNMVSGVLTLAERSIRSVMTPRGDVSWVNLNDSSEKMLQLLRDTPHSMIPVCNDDLDNVAGIARSKDLIEDLVSHGKIDPASMREAVVVPEAAGVLKAMETLKRSRGQLVLVVDEFGTVQGVLTPIDILEAIAGEFPDEDELPDVEVLGPGHWRIDGATDLHYLEQVFETESLVSEDGDYNSLAGFLLAHFENMPAVGEVLELDDLRYEIVEADERRITCVDVRRIEPDHSL
- a CDS encoding DUF3617 domain-containing protein, encoding MKRSLLRLTLLACAALGAHANVMAASQAATIKPGLWQVDSKMASPDAATDNAMSMVLQQLGNLPPDQRKQLESMAASRGMAMPTVGADGAVRVTACVTPDMAARKQIPTGQPGDCTSKNSDIAGGMHVSFSCTKPKSSGEGQVMFTGDQAFSMQLAVTTSARGTPEQVNVTSNGKWLGAGCPAPSTAAAQKP
- a CDS encoding porin — protein: MKTSYFALAVIGMGPFALGATAQAADGAGSAASSNVAVYGVLDAGIVAERGCAANCAGSKVSGGVASGSRLGLQGREALGNDVSAVFALEAGVQNDTGQSEDGRLFGRQAYVGLDSRLGALTLGRQYNLQYLALTDVADPFKGGMAGSASNLAGYSVKRYDNTVKYVSPALRGVSASAIYSFGESPYSSANNRAYGATLGYSAGAVNLSVSHQRKNNFILASGTLPAIDMSSRNTLIAANVDLKVATAFAAVGVNKGYGSSPWDPSNAYSSLALSMSSSDSRDTLLGVSVPAGGFKLLASWVRKDDRDLANRDATQVAVGLTYSLSKRSDFYASYAKIHNKNGARYTVGNASDAGRGDAAFNMGFRHGF
- a CDS encoding metallophosphoesterase produces the protein MRTLVHLSDLHFGKVDAALLAPLRSLVERLEPDVVVVSGDLTQRARSVQFQQARAFLDSLPGPQVVVPGNHDVPLYNVFSRFLTPLVKYRRHVTDDLSPEYVDEEIAVLGINTARSLTFKDGRISHEQIDVLRERLGRLPPGLTRIIVTHHPFDLPEHFDKDDLVERAPLALQMFSECGVDLLLAGHFHASHAGDTSARYKIDGYAALMVQAGTATSTRGRGESNSFNVIRIEDSGIRVERYSWSDEKADFEKVSTEAFERQGGVWASLRPL
- a CDS encoding phosphatase PAP2 family protein, whose product is MSLQEKNDMGMTTGWTTKLRRFVEARLSPEGELGLHMTVGVALMLVAIVVFHEIAEAVMGMAQITVIDLQVAQWFNQHAVPWITSCLLVVTHLHGVIGAITLATLLGWYLHRKGATYWLFTLVITMPGVMFLNLLLKYIFVRARPSFDEPILQTALSTYSFPSGHTATSTALYGLLAAYLICQTAPGAWGKRIAIALGAFLMAALVGFSRIYLGAHYLSDVLAAMAESYGWLAICIAGVSTLRRRRHIRQTT
- a CDS encoding diacylglycerol kinase family protein, with the protein product MILSKIAVIINGGAGCGYAPDWAQQLEAQFLAVGLDAAITLAQSGADMIATAEQALRDGAPIVVAGGGDGTINAVASVVVGSGTPFGVLPLGTLNHFAKDLNIPLALDAAIANVAHGVPHQVDVGEVNGRIFLNNSSLGLYPDIVRDREKQQRRLGRGKWLAFSWALVAALRRYPFLSVQLKLNDAVHARRTPFVFIGNNEYLMEGLNIGERERLDGGRLSLYVAQRPGRLGLLKLALHALFGKLSQAKDFDMLTANDLEIATQHRRLRVATDGEVTIMNTPLRYRIRPAALDVIVPARAPAQE
- the cls gene encoding cardiolipin synthase encodes the protein MTTRRMQSCLTALLLCWTLAACASLPNVKNLNTTLAPVARPNVITGKGALLNVNSRAALLNKRWAKSGMDLKTQAALEEAATGVPLIKGNKVTLLFDGPQTMAAMFQAISEAKHSINLETYIFDQDPLGMKFADMLIEKQQSGVTVNVIYDSVGTIGVPQAFFERMRAAGVRLVAFNPVNPAKLKGDDWKINNRDHRKVLIVDGKTAFTGGVNISDTYAKSSLFRSKSKPTDKKDVGWRDTHVKVEGPAVAAFQWLFIRTWAQQDQADLPDANYFPVLSEVGDKLVRVVASEPDGGFEIYKAYILAIQEARKSIHITSAYFVPDQQTVDALVAAAKRGVDVTVVLPGVSDSGLVFHAGHALYDQLLAGGIRIFHLKLAVLHAKTAVIDGAWSTVGSTNIDMRSFLHNSELNVIVLGDSFGREMENAFQEDLRDSEEITRAKWETRPISDRMKEWAARFMNYWL
- a CDS encoding site-specific recombinase; this encodes MLAILERIDPNSSNIDLLVELFNSLRPKRPHDSATAIANVRTLRQLLKGNPAQARALHEYVLRVLAARRHASLYTDIGVLSNSGFFTELKRRIAYRMLPPALGDEYLNDALDQVLYLKTDYLWIINVPATDWLELFDVLTSDDIELAVGDGNIMLPGILDAIRTLSYRVCAMGLEPELTRFHNEIEVFQSPFMVQNTEVNAYLDAYTNLLQGNIEHIEDARHLLVMLDQCDAVIAKIRKKALYQGTSIPLTYLLVALAQSIDRLRKLLFLVDTSGELPASSNVDIAAITVDATQDLLHPQPVSRRRAGAVGLALELIRAHNHKYKVSDLFSDNINLLARNVTENASRTGEHYIAENRREMGAMFLSSAGAGVIIGFMALFKILMSYLRSAPLVEAFMFSMNYSIGFMFIHLLHFTVATKQPAMTASRIAAGLHSKDGRNIDLDSMAELINKVFRTQNMAVLGNLATAIPTAWLIALGYKAITGHHLVSPEKAMHLLHDIDPIGSPAIFYAMIAGVCLFVAGLISGYYDNQALYTRWAQRIAQLRGLGRVIGQDRLQRLGLYLENNLGGLMGNFYFGILLGSIGTLGFLIGLPIDIRHITFSAANFATALVGLDHNMSWQLAVKSLSGIFAIGTANLLVSFGLALWVALRSRQVRFKHGMQLLKILGKRFLRSPIVFFFGSKNPPPLALADDTANLSPTTKAQK